Proteins encoded together in one bacterium window:
- a CDS encoding response regulator transcription factor has product MTKTYTIVLADDHALLRQGLARIIQGVDDLEVIGQAGDGLALLSLLEMQMPQLVILDISMPNLRGLEAIREIKARNPETTILILTMHKEYVHQAFAAGADGYLLKEDADSDLFSAIAAIRQGKRYLSLRLRTGLVWAHIADPLTLREKEVLKLIAEGKTNKEIAELLAISVRTVESHRASLLAKLRIKGMADLVKYALEQGFA; this is encoded by the coding sequence GTGACGAAGACCTATACGATCGTCCTCGCCGACGACCACGCCCTCCTCAGACAGGGGCTGGCCAGGATCATCCAGGGAGTTGACGACCTGGAAGTCATCGGGCAGGCCGGCGACGGCCTGGCGTTGCTCTCTCTCCTGGAGATGCAGATGCCGCAACTCGTCATCCTGGACATTTCGATGCCGAATCTGCGCGGCCTCGAGGCGATCCGCGAAATAAAGGCAAGGAACCCCGAGACCACGATTCTCATTCTCACAATGCACAAGGAATATGTCCATCAGGCGTTCGCTGCAGGTGCCGACGGCTACCTCCTGAAGGAGGACGCGGACTCCGACCTCTTTTCCGCCATCGCGGCCATCCGGCAAGGGAAGAGGTATCTCTCCTTGCGTCTGCGGACGGGCCTGGTCTGGGCGCACATCGCCGACCCGCTGACGCTCCGCGAGAAAGAGGTCCTGAAGTTGATCGCCGAAGGCAAGACGAACAAGGAGATCGCCGAGCTTCTCGCAATCAGCGTCCGCACCGTCGAGAGCCACCGAGCGTCATTGCTCGCGAAGCTGCGCATAAAGGGAATGGCCGACTTGGTCAAGTACGCGCTGGAGCAGGGTTTCGCCTAG
- a CDS encoding ATP-binding protein: MKDAVPDSRIPWRWKGAPATAFLIGLFSIALLLRADRIRERQQANAALIDAIMDVQIHAATYHIRLEETLSGVASPETREYLFALDKASHLTDVILSGGMAEHEMVSEPLAEPLLRENAAEIRSLLAEMKDIGRERMRNAGQNEIDPALERRFDRVYKDVLRKTRDLEDVLETKEAKNHQQSRRLFLIILLVWTAILVAAAAALVRFERSRKRAEEALLAANRLLQAQAAEVARHREHLQELVDERTAELRRTNEQLRVEIEQRRRTEERLQETGKQIQRLSFNLLDAQEKERKRISTELHDELGQALTVMKLRMRVIERGLGQDQRAVREECAGLLEYIDEIIENVRRIALDLSPTVLEDLGLTAALHWLVDNLPSGPELTVASSVADIDQLLPHEHWISAYRAVQEALTNVVKHAGARTLSLDIHLRDGAVVFSVEDDGRGFDPDGAAVRKTPPRQLGLRTLVERITLIGGVVQVRSREGQGTRITFSLPVAPEGASL; the protein is encoded by the coding sequence GATCGGCCTGTTCTCGATCGCTCTCCTCCTCAGGGCTGACCGGATCAGAGAGAGGCAGCAAGCCAACGCCGCGCTGATCGACGCGATCATGGACGTCCAAATCCACGCGGCGACCTATCATATTCGTTTGGAGGAGACTCTCTCGGGCGTCGCCTCGCCGGAAACGAGGGAGTACCTGTTCGCTCTCGACAAGGCGAGCCACCTCACCGACGTCATTCTCAGCGGCGGCATGGCCGAGCACGAAATGGTCTCGGAGCCGCTCGCGGAGCCGCTCTTGCGGGAGAACGCGGCAGAGATCAGGTCCCTCCTTGCCGAAATGAAGGACATCGGCCGCGAACGCATGCGGAACGCCGGGCAGAACGAGATCGATCCGGCCCTCGAGAGGCGGTTCGACCGCGTCTACAAGGATGTCCTCCGCAAGACGAGAGATCTCGAGGATGTCCTGGAGACGAAGGAAGCCAAGAACCACCAGCAGTCCCGGCGCCTCTTCCTGATCATCCTCTTGGTCTGGACCGCGATCCTGGTCGCCGCGGCGGCGGCTCTGGTGCGCTTCGAGAGGAGCCGGAAGCGGGCAGAAGAGGCGTTGCTCGCGGCGAATCGGCTGCTCCAGGCCCAAGCGGCGGAAGTGGCGCGGCACCGCGAACACCTTCAGGAACTGGTTGATGAGCGCACCGCGGAGCTGCGGCGAACGAACGAGCAACTCCGGGTCGAAATCGAACAGCGCCGACGGACTGAGGAGAGGCTCCAGGAAACGGGGAAGCAGATTCAACGGCTCAGCTTCAATCTCCTCGATGCTCAGGAGAAGGAACGGAAACGGATTTCCACCGAGCTTCACGATGAGTTGGGGCAGGCCCTGACCGTCATGAAGCTCAGGATGCGCGTGATCGAGCGGGGCTTAGGGCAGGATCAGCGCGCCGTACGCGAGGAGTGCGCGGGGCTGCTCGAGTATATCGATGAAATCATCGAGAACGTGCGCAGGATAGCCCTTGACTTGAGCCCCACCGTCCTGGAAGACCTCGGCCTGACAGCCGCCTTGCACTGGCTGGTCGACAACCTCCCGTCGGGGCCGGAGCTCACGGTCGCCTCTTCGGTCGCAGATATCGATCAGCTTCTTCCCCATGAGCACTGGATCAGCGCCTACCGGGCCGTCCAGGAGGCTCTCACGAACGTCGTGAAACACGCGGGGGCGAGGACGTTGTCGCTTGACATCCACCTCCGGGATGGTGCAGTCGTCTTCAGCGTCGAAGACGACGGGAGGGGCTTTGATCCCGACGGCGCCGCCGTGAGGAAAACGCCGCCGCGCCAACTCGGCCTGCGAACGCTCGTTGAGCGGATCACCTTGATCGGCGGAGTCGTCCAGGTCCGGAGCCGCGAAGGCCAGGGCACCCGGATCACGTTCAGTCTCCCCGTCGCACCGGAAGGAGCCTCGTTGTGA